In Halarcobacter bivalviorum, a genomic segment contains:
- the avs4 gene encoding AVAST type 4 anti-phage nuclease Avs4 encodes MIKPNWNIFKAKFSENPQYNFEWFCYLLFCKEFNREFGIFRYINQAAIETDPINVKDEIIGWQAKFYETSLSDHKEEILSTIEKSKKYYSNITKLYFYTNQEWGQNKGKKPKGLIEVENKAKELNITLEWKTASFFESEFVSSNNQIFAKHFFVQEKSIFNLLEEQKQHTENILNEIHTKITFKNQDIEINREYCIEKLKALSQKVSILTGIGGVGKTVIIKKLYEHFKEVSSFFVFKATEFELRHINDLFKDFTFYEFSEATKEQKNKIIVIDSAEKLLDLKNTDPFKEFLAILIRNKWQIIFTTRNHYLENLYTDLSEIYNIAPLNININILKQKELNELSEKYSFTLPTDEKLLTLIKNPFYLNKYLKYYNEANKLNYNDFKNELWNKIIKKSKPERERCFFNIAYERANSGQFFIISDCESTILHELVEDGILGYEKAGYFITHDIYEEWALEEIIEVEYIRRSNELDFLKKIGQSLPIRRSFRNWISEKLLLQDETIKTFIDEIITNKQIEQFWKDELLVSVLLSDYSKVFFELFKDELLENEQKLLKRITFILRMTCKELDNDLFLQMGIKSLNIFSLKYVLTKPKGEGWSYLIKFVFDNLEEIGIKNINFILPVIHDWNNKNNNGETTKCSSLIALQFYQWTIEEDVYWSRDDSKKELFQAIINGSSEIKYELENIFNEILENKWKNHGEPYNDLIKFVLTKIEAIPIVKNLPKHILELANLFWTYTPKKDDRLYRSRIEVEQHFGLESNHSDYHPASAYQTPIYWLLQSNPKETINFILEFTNKSIEKYVISKFDHSVKVVNVSIDKNTNQEQYISHCLWNMYRGTSSPISPYLLQSIHMALEKYFLEIGKDIESETLESWLIYLLKHSKSASISSVVSSIVLAYPDKTFNVAQILFKTREFFIQDTARLISDQGAESLYSIGKSWGSNHNSFFDEERISTCKDKHRNSTLENLFLNYQFFKSKDVSDEEVNKRQENLWSILDNYYAKLSEETTQSESNKTWRIYLARMDKRKMTPTVEKTEEGTIINFNPELESDLKEFSEASISKNSESLIYTPLKLWAEYKFKNDKKAEKYTQYNKNPENAIKDVQKIINKLNKNVDDDENNFILFNRSTPIFVCSVLIRDYFQDLDTDTKEFCKKIILEIATFSLNPSYQYQISDGVQQAFSVMPILFNSFADKKEDIKLILLLGLFRTDHVGGILEHENFNIFPMLAINDLWEKHFDDAQSLLFGYIFLKPLYDELILKIRQENYDKGVYSYQCNSLERLYEENKDIFLEIIENKIEFDSLDFNKLDFFSLKTVFRLIPSKTQDKNHKEIVLSIVSKFANTLLSSNNDDNIDYTIKHDFMQKYAYFVLHLPQNEIQKYLDPFIVKFNKSEHIADLLKEFIHAEDNLNTYDNFWFIWNSFKEKIFEICKDGDEYSYVDKIIKSYLFAEIRWKETAKDWRSFKEQNKRFFRDISENIGHCPSTLYSFSKLLNDIGTPYLEDGINWLSTILDTNKNYIDKKLETNTIYYIEHYIKRYIYRNRDRIRTTKILKGKVLIVLNFLIEKGSVVGYMLRESVI; translated from the coding sequence ATGATTAAACCAAACTGGAATATTTTTAAAGCAAAGTTTAGTGAAAACCCTCAATATAATTTTGAATGGTTTTGTTATTTACTATTTTGTAAAGAGTTTAACAGAGAGTTTGGAATTTTTCGTTATATAAATCAAGCAGCTATAGAAACTGACCCTATAAATGTTAAAGATGAGATAATAGGATGGCAAGCAAAATTTTATGAAACTTCATTATCTGACCATAAAGAAGAAATATTATCTACTATTGAAAAGTCAAAAAAATATTACTCAAATATTACTAAATTATATTTTTATACAAATCAAGAATGGGGACAAAATAAAGGTAAAAAGCCTAAAGGTTTAATTGAAGTTGAAAATAAAGCCAAAGAATTAAATATAACATTAGAATGGAAAACAGCTAGTTTTTTTGAATCTGAATTTGTATCAAGCAATAATCAAATTTTTGCAAAGCATTTTTTTGTACAGGAAAAAAGTATCTTTAATTTATTAGAAGAACAAAAACAACATACTGAAAATATTCTAAATGAAATCCATACAAAAATTACTTTTAAAAATCAAGATATTGAAATAAATAGAGAATATTGTATAGAAAAATTAAAGGCACTATCTCAAAAAGTTTCAATTTTAACAGGTATTGGAGGAGTGGGAAAAACAGTAATTATAAAAAAATTATACGAACACTTTAAAGAAGTATCTTCTTTTTTTGTATTTAAGGCTACGGAGTTTGAACTAAGACATATAAATGATTTGTTTAAAGACTTTACTTTTTATGAATTTTCTGAAGCGACAAAAGAACAAAAAAATAAAATTATTGTAATAGACTCTGCTGAAAAACTTTTAGACTTAAAAAACACAGACCCTTTTAAAGAATTCTTAGCAATATTAATAAGAAATAAATGGCAAATTATATTCACTACAAGAAATCATTATTTAGAAAATTTATATACAGATTTATCTGAAATTTATAATATAGCACCTTTAAATATTAATATTAATATTTTAAAACAAAAAGAATTAAATGAATTATCTGAAAAATATTCTTTTACATTGCCCACTGATGAGAAACTATTAACACTAATAAAAAATCCATTTTATTTAAATAAATATTTAAAATATTACAATGAAGCTAATAAGTTAAATTATAATGATTTCAAAAATGAACTATGGAATAAAATAATAAAAAAATCTAAACCTGAAAGAGAAAGATGTTTTTTCAATATCGCATATGAAAGAGCAAATAGTGGGCAATTTTTTATTATTTCTGATTGTGAATCAACTATTTTACATGAATTAGTGGAAGATGGTATATTAGGATATGAGAAAGCTGGATATTTTATAACTCATGATATTTATGAAGAATGGGCACTTGAAGAAATAATTGAAGTAGAATATATAAGAAGATCCAATGAATTGGATTTTTTAAAAAAAATTGGACAATCACTACCAATTCGTAGAAGCTTTAGAAATTGGATATCTGAAAAATTACTTCTTCAAGATGAGACTATTAAAACATTTATTGATGAAATTATTACAAATAAGCAAATTGAACAATTTTGGAAAGATGAATTATTGGTTTCTGTTTTACTATCAGATTATTCAAAAGTTTTCTTTGAACTTTTCAAAGATGAATTATTAGAAAATGAACAAAAACTATTAAAACGTATTACTTTTATATTAAGAATGACATGCAAAGAACTTGATAATGATTTATTTTTACAAATGGGAATTAAAAGTCTAAATATATTCTCTTTAAAATATGTACTAACAAAACCAAAAGGAGAAGGTTGGAGTTATCTTATTAAATTTGTTTTTGACAATTTAGAAGAAATAGGAATAAAAAATATAAATTTTATTCTGCCTGTAATACATGACTGGAATAATAAAAATAATAATGGAGAAACTACAAAATGTTCCAGTTTAATTGCTTTACAATTTTATCAGTGGACTATTGAAGAAGATGTTTATTGGTCTAGAGATGATTCAAAAAAAGAACTTTTTCAAGCTATAATAAATGGTTCATCAGAAATAAAATATGAATTAGAAAATATTTTCAATGAAATTTTAGAAAATAAATGGAAGAATCATGGAGAACCATATAATGATTTAATAAAGTTTGTTCTGACAAAAATTGAAGCTATTCCGATTGTTAAAAATCTGCCAAAACATATTTTAGAATTAGCCAATTTATTTTGGACATATACTCCCAAAAAAGACGATAGATTATATCGTTCAAGGATAGAAGTTGAGCAACACTTTGGATTAGAAAGCAATCATTCAGATTATCATCCTGCTAGTGCTTATCAAACACCTATTTACTGGTTATTACAATCTAATCCTAAAGAAACTATTAATTTTATTTTAGAGTTTACTAATAAATCAATAGAAAAATATGTTATTTCTAAGTTTGACCACTCAGTTAAGGTAGTTAATGTATCAATAGATAAAAATACTAACCAAGAGCAATATATAAGTCATTGTCTTTGGAATATGTATAGGGGTACAAGTTCTCCTATAAGTCCATATTTACTTCAATCTATTCATATGGCTTTAGAAAAATACTTTTTGGAAATTGGAAAAGATATTGAAAGTGAAACTCTTGAGAGTTGGTTAATTTACCTTTTAAAACATTCAAAATCAGCTTCAATTTCTTCTGTAGTTTCAAGTATAGTTTTAGCTTATCCTGATAAAACATTTAATGTTGCTCAAATATTATTTAAAACAAGAGAATTTTTTATACAAGATACTGCAAGATTAATTTCAGACCAAGGTGCGGAATCATTATATTCAATTGGTAAAAGTTGGGGTTCAAACCATAATAGTTTTTTCGATGAAGAAAGAATAAGTACTTGCAAAGACAAACATCGCAATTCTACTTTAGAAAATCTTTTTTTAAATTATCAATTTTTTAAAAGTAAAGATGTATCTGATGAAGAAGTAAATAAAAGACAAGAAAATTTATGGTCTATCTTGGATAATTATTATGCTAAATTATCAGAAGAGACAACACAAAGTGAATCTAATAAAACTTGGCGAATTTACTTAGCAAGAATGGATAAAAGAAAAATGACACCAACAGTAGAAAAAACTGAAGAAGGTACCATTATAAATTTTAATCCCGAATTAGAATCAGATTTAAAAGAATTTAGTGAAGCATCAATTAGTAAAAATAGTGAGTCATTAATATATACTCCATTAAAACTTTGGGCTGAATATAAATTCAAAAATGATAAAAAAGCAGAGAAATATACTCAATATAATAAAAACCCCGAAAATGCAATTAAAGATGTACAAAAAATAATTAATAAATTAAATAAAAATGTAGATGATGATGAAAATAATTTTATATTATTTAATAGGTCTACTCCTATTTTTGTTTGTTCTGTATTAATAAGAGATTACTTTCAAGATTTAGATACGGATACAAAAGAATTTTGTAAAAAAATCATACTAGAAATAGCGACTTTTTCACTTAATCCAAGTTATCAATATCAAATCTCAGATGGTGTTCAACAAGCTTTTTCAGTAATGCCTATTTTATTTAATAGTTTTGCTGATAAAAAAGAAGATATTAAACTTATTTTACTTCTAGGATTATTTAGAACTGATCATGTAGGTGGAATATTAGAACATGAAAATTTTAATATTTTTCCAATGTTAGCAATAAATGATTTATGGGAAAAACATTTTGATGATGCTCAATCTTTATTATTTGGATATATATTTCTAAAACCTCTATATGATGAGTTAATCCTAAAAATTAGGCAAGAAAATTATGATAAAGGTGTTTATTCCTATCAATGTAATAGTCTAGAAAGACTCTATGAGGAAAATAAAGATATATTTCTAGAAATCATTGAAAATAAAATAGAGTTTGACAGCTTAGACTTTAATAAATTAGACTTCTTCTCCCTAAAAACAGTATTTAGGCTTATTCCAAGTAAAACACAAGATAAAAATCATAAAGAAATAGTTTTATCAATTGTTTCAAAATTTGCAAATACCTTACTTTCAAGTAATAATGATGATAATATAGACTACACTATCAAACATGATTTCATGCAAAAATATGCTTACTTTGTATTACATTTACCTCAAAATGAGATACAAAAATACTTAGACCCATTTATAGTTAAATTCAATAAATCCGAACATATAGCAGATTTATTAAAAGAATTTATTCATGCTGAAGATAATTTAAATACATATGATAATTTTTGGTTTATTTGGAATAGTTTTAAAGAAAAAATATTTGAAATATGTAAGGATGGTGATGAATACAGCTATGTAGATAAAATAATAAAAAGTTATCTCTTTGCTGAAATTAGATGGAAAGAAACTGCTAAAGACTGGCGTTCATTTAAAGAACAAAATAAAAGATTTTTTAGAGATATTTCTGAAAACATTGGTCATTGCCCATCTACTTTATATTCATTCTCAAAACTATTGAATGACATAGGAACTCCCTATTTAGAAGATGGAATAAATTGGCTATCTACAATTTTAGATACAAATAAAAATTATATTGATAAAAAACTAGAAACAAATACTATATATTACATTGAACATTATATTAAAAGATATATTTATAGAAATCGTGACAGAATTAGAACAACCAAAATATTAAAGGGTAAAGTATTGATAGTATTAAATTTTTTAATAGAAAAAGGTTCAGTAGTAGGTTACATGTTGAGAGAAAGTGTTATATAA
- a CDS encoding plasmid recombination protein: MNQTKKVQVRFATTSKTIQSINHDFRIAKPNYLRHNMYHNKFDNIYFGYDPKQLKQQAKKSFDEYNQLYKKKHHRNLQKSKQSDHLTGVITLSPIINEWLEQGKVTKEQLEKSFTDSVPLIQDKIHTILGDDSIKLSHYVIHYDEKTPHMHFAFNNHTKNGEAVWYNLRKSGRLSEFQDIVASTFKDIGLERGVRKSTAKHLSVRQMHEEEIKQLKKDIQDHIKQLQSQKKNLKKTVEDKKELKSELDSIDSLVKKARLELKNESLTLESITKEKEELETTINTIKEDKPTIDIKPTKVYNTDKILDECITAKLGFTKVDKNKLKQYLNFYAKHLKKYNEFANAINGQNHPKDLLLENKKLIEENKTLLKQQNNINTYYVTKRRYTKLIGENRSLQEQLQEEQTLTKELNVKVEQSKAYFGINKKLKDEVNDLKIKLHNLDIMQEEHKRMDEAFTQISKYLKCEDDLDVIVSKVAKYTGSEDKGRKINHNKLK; encoded by the coding sequence TTGAATCAAACAAAGAAAGTACAAGTTCGTTTTGCAACTACTAGTAAAACTATCCAAAGTATAAACCATGACTTTAGAATTGCTAAACCCAATTACTTAAGACATAATATGTACCACAACAAGTTTGATAATATCTATTTTGGGTATGATCCAAAACAATTAAAACAACAAGCTAAAAAAAGCTTTGATGAATATAATCAATTATATAAAAAGAAACATCATAGAAACTTACAAAAGAGTAAACAATCAGATCATCTAACGGGAGTCATTACCCTAAGTCCTATTATAAACGAATGGCTAGAACAAGGTAAAGTAACCAAAGAGCAACTAGAAAAATCTTTTACAGATTCAGTACCACTAATCCAAGATAAGATACATACTATCTTAGGTGATGATAGCATTAAGTTATCTCATTATGTAATTCATTATGATGAGAAGACACCTCATATGCACTTTGCTTTTAATAACCATACAAAAAATGGTGAAGCTGTATGGTATAACCTAAGAAAAAGTGGAAGACTATCAGAGTTTCAAGATATTGTTGCATCTACTTTTAAAGATATAGGACTTGAAAGAGGTGTTAGAAAGTCTACTGCAAAACATCTGTCTGTTAGACAGATGCATGAAGAAGAGATTAAACAACTTAAAAAAGATATACAAGACCATATCAAACAACTTCAATCTCAAAAGAAGAACCTAAAGAAAACTGTAGAAGATAAGAAAGAATTAAAAAGTGAACTTGATAGTATTGACAGTTTAGTTAAAAAAGCAAGATTAGAGCTTAAGAATGAAAGTTTAACCTTAGAATCAATTACAAAAGAAAAAGAAGAACTTGAAACTACAATCAATACCATAAAAGAAGATAAACCAACCATAGATATAAAACCAACTAAGGTTTATAATACAGATAAAATATTAGATGAATGTATTACCGCTAAGCTAGGTTTTACAAAAGTAGATAAAAATAAATTAAAACAGTATCTTAACTTCTATGCTAAGCACCTAAAAAAGTATAATGAGTTTGCAAATGCAATTAATGGACAAAATCACCCAAAAGACTTACTACTTGAAAATAAAAAGCTCATAGAAGAGAATAAAACACTTTTAAAACAACAAAACAATATAAATACATACTATGTAACCAAAAGAAGATATACCAAGCTTATAGGTGAAAATAGAAGCTTACAAGAACAACTGCAAGAAGAACAAACTTTAACCAAAGAACTTAATGTAAAAGTTGAACAATCAAAAGCATACTTTGGTATAAATAAAAAATTAAAAGATGAAGTAAATGACCTTAAAATAAAACTGCATAACCTTGATATTATGCAAGAAGAACACAAAAGAATGGATGAAGCATTTACTCAAATAAGTAAATATCTTAAATGTGAAGATGATTTAGATGTCATAGTTTCTAAGGTTGCTAAATATACTGGAAGTGAAGATAAAGGGAGAAAGATAAATCATAATAAATTAAAGTGA
- a CDS encoding phage replisome organizer N-terminal domain-containing protein — translation MNTNKKFFWLKLKNDFFDREEIKIIENQQNGKDYIIFYLKLLLKSVENEGELFFRNTIPYSPDMLATITDTSIDTVKVAVNLFIELKLMERWDDGTLFMIETQNMVGSETKWAEIKRNQRSKNKQSGHCPTRVPKSPVEIEPDREKETESDLDYTNWDALMCMYEVEKEKKKKSRAYTQKPRTTKSTAHDTA, via the coding sequence ATGAATACCAATAAAAAGTTTTTTTGGTTAAAACTAAAGAATGATTTTTTTGATAGAGAAGAAATCAAAATAATTGAAAATCAACAAAATGGGAAAGACTACATCATATTTTACTTGAAACTTTTACTTAAAAGTGTAGAAAATGAAGGAGAACTTTTTTTTAGAAATACAATTCCATATTCCCCTGATATGCTAGCAACGATAACAGATACATCAATTGATACAGTAAAAGTTGCAGTTAATTTATTTATAGAACTTAAATTAATGGAAAGATGGGATGATGGCACACTATTTATGATAGAAACCCAAAATATGGTAGGTTCTGAGACAAAATGGGCAGAAATAAAAAGAAATCAACGTTCTAAGAATAAACAAAGTGGACATTGTCCAACAAGAGTCCCAAAAAGTCCAGTAGAGATAGAACCAGATAGAGAGAAAGAGACAGAATCAGATTTAGATTATACTAATTGGGACGCTTTGATGTGTATGTATGAAGTAGAAAAAGAAAAAAAGAAAAAGTCAAGAGCTTACACACAGAAACCAAGAACAACCAAATCAACTGCTCATGATACTGCTTAG
- a CDS encoding AlpA family phage regulatory protein — MENDKLLKIKEVCNLLNVSTRKFYEDIKTDKTFPQSFRLANTKTKLYSQKEIREWINLQMQNNRVS; from the coding sequence ATGGAAAATGACAAATTACTTAAAATAAAAGAAGTATGTAATCTACTAAATGTATCAACAAGAAAATTTTATGAAGATATAAAAACAGATAAAACTTTTCCGCAAAGTTTTAGATTAGCAAATACTAAAACAAAGTTATATTCACAAAAAGAAATTAGAGAGTGGATTAATTTACAAATGCAAAATAATAGAGTTTCTTAA
- a CDS encoding DASS family sodium-coupled anion symporter, whose translation MLSNKMKMALPILVAIFIAILPTPEGLTTNAHYFFAVFIGVIVGLILEPIPAAMIGLVGVAFSASFGLVSDSAKASRDWALSGFSNGVIWLIFAAFMFALGYKKSGLGKRIALILVKKLGKTSLGLGYAVAFADGVLSPFMPSNTARSAGTIFPIAINIPQMFNSTPENEPRKLGAYISWVAIASTCVTSSMFLTALAPNLLAVSLVEKNANIVITWGQWFSTLAIVMIPLFLLVPYLAYVIYPPEQKKSPEAPAWATEELNKMGPITKKELIMLGLGLLALVLWIFGKQIGVDSTVAAISVLCLLVLTNVISWDDVISNKAAINVFIWFATLVAMAGGLKKVGYLDWSAGLISTWLEGLSPSIVVLTLVVLFFLFHYLFASVTAHVVALLPLFIGIAVNLIPADMVHSLALLLVGSLGLMGILTPYATGPSPIWYGAGYISQAKWWLLGAIFGAIYLAALVLLALFIV comes from the coding sequence ATGTTATCTAACAAAATGAAAATGGCTTTACCCATTTTAGTTGCAATATTTATTGCTATTCTTCCAACTCCCGAAGGTTTAACTACAAATGCACATTATTTCTTTGCAGTATTCATAGGTGTTATTGTTGGATTAATTTTAGAACCTATTCCAGCAGCAATGATTGGATTAGTTGGTGTTGCATTTAGTGCATCTTTTGGATTAGTAAGTGATAGTGCAAAAGCTAGTAGAGATTGGGCATTAAGTGGCTTCTCTAATGGTGTTATTTGGTTAATTTTTGCAGCATTTATGTTTGCATTAGGTTATAAAAAAAGTGGTTTAGGAAAAAGAATTGCTTTAATATTAGTTAAAAAACTGGGAAAAACTTCTTTAGGTTTAGGATATGCTGTTGCTTTTGCAGATGGTGTATTATCTCCTTTTATGCCTTCAAATACGGCAAGAAGTGCAGGTACAATTTTCCCTATTGCAATTAATATTCCACAAATGTTTAATTCAACACCAGAAAATGAGCCTAGAAAATTAGGAGCTTATATTTCATGGGTTGCAATTGCATCAACTTGTGTAACGAGTTCAATGTTCTTAACAGCACTAGCTCCAAACCTTTTAGCAGTATCATTAGTTGAAAAAAATGCAAATATAGTAATTACTTGGGGACAATGGTTTTCAACGCTAGCAATAGTAATGATTCCTCTTTTCTTATTAGTACCATATTTAGCATATGTTATTTATCCACCAGAACAAAAAAAATCTCCTGAAGCTCCAGCTTGGGCAACAGAAGAACTAAATAAAATGGGACCGATTACTAAAAAAGAATTAATCATGTTAGGTCTTGGTCTTTTAGCTTTAGTTTTATGGATTTTTGGAAAACAAATTGGAGTAGATAGTACAGTTGCTGCAATTTCAGTTTTATGTTTACTTGTTTTAACAAATGTAATTTCATGGGATGATGTAATTTCTAATAAAGCAGCAATTAATGTATTCATTTGGTTTGCTACTTTAGTTGCTATGGCAGGTGGATTAAAAAAAGTAGGTTACTTAGATTGGTCAGCAGGTTTAATTTCAACTTGGCTTGAAGGATTAAGTCCATCTATTGTGGTACTTACATTAGTTGTTTTATTCTTTTTATTCCACTATTTATTTGCGAGTGTTACAGCTCATGTTGTAGCTTTATTACCGCTATTTATAGGAATTGCAGTAAATCTTATTCCAGCAGATATGGTTCACTCTTTAGCCTTATTATTAGTAGGTTCTTTAGGATTAATGGGCATTTTAACTCCTTATGCTACAGGACCATCTCCAATTTGGTATGGAGCAGGGTATATCTCTCAAGCAAAATGGTGGCTATTAGGTGCAATTTTTGGTGCTATTTATTTAGCAGCATTAGTACTTCTTGCCTTATTTATAGTTTAA
- a CDS encoding DUF4198 domain-containing protein produces the protein MKKLISSLALIGATIANAHFLTFLPSTDNVNSKEQSTVKFEAMFIHPFEQTGMTMEKPEGIYLENKKEKLSLKEVSKFEHKAWETTYKIKRPGVYKFFVQPEPYFEPAEEKFISHVPKSIISAYAMEDGWDEAIGLKYEIIPMVKPFSLYAGNIFSGKVLHNGKAASNVEVEVELYNEFGLKAPSDTHITQVVKTDENGNFSFVMNHKGWWGFAALIEEGEKEYKGKMYPIENGALIWIKAY, from the coding sequence TTGAAAAAACTTATTTCATCACTAGCATTAATAGGTGCAACAATTGCAAATGCACACTTCTTAACATTTCTACCCTCAACAGATAATGTTAATTCAAAAGAGCAGTCAACTGTAAAGTTTGAGGCAATGTTTATTCACCCTTTTGAGCAAACTGGTATGACAATGGAAAAACCAGAAGGCATTTATTTAGAAAATAAAAAAGAGAAGCTATCTTTAAAAGAAGTATCAAAGTTTGAACATAAAGCTTGGGAGACAACTTACAAAATAAAAAGACCTGGTGTTTATAAGTTTTTTGTACAGCCAGAGCCTTATTTTGAGCCAGCAGAAGAAAAATTTATCTCTCATGTTCCAAAATCAATTATCTCTGCATATGCAATGGAAGATGGTTGGGATGAAGCTATTGGATTAAAATATGAAATCATTCCTATGGTTAAACCTTTTTCTCTTTATGCTGGTAATATTTTCAGTGGTAAAGTTTTACATAATGGAAAAGCTGCAAGTAATGTTGAAGTAGAAGTAGAACTATATAATGAGTTTGGATTAAAAGCACCAAGTGATACACATATTACTCAAGTTGTGAAAACAGATGAAAATGGAAACTTCTCTTTTGTTATGAATCATAAAGGTTGGTGGGGATTTGCAGCACTGATTGAAGAAGGAGAAAAAGAGTATAAAGGTAAAATGTATCCAATAGAAAATGGAGCATTAATCTGGATTAAGGCTTATTAA
- the cbiM gene encoding cobalt transporter CbiM, with the protein MHISDGILTSEVAIGSAIIATSFLLYSFKDLKNKNIAIVSSMSALFFIASFVHIPLGFVQIHLILIGIIGIILGAQVFLAIFIALLLQATLLGYGGISSLGANLIIMSLPAYLIYLASKYGFLNFFSEKIKYFMIGFLAVLLSTLFLALILALSKEEYLYASYTVFLANVPAMFIEGLVTLFLINYLKKSIPDLISEAKL; encoded by the coding sequence ATGCATATATCTGATGGAATATTAACAAGTGAAGTAGCAATTGGATCAGCCATAATTGCTACTTCATTTTTACTTTACTCATTTAAAGATTTGAAAAATAAAAATATTGCCATTGTATCTTCTATGTCAGCACTATTTTTTATTGCTTCTTTTGTACATATTCCATTGGGTTTTGTACAAATACATTTAATTTTAATTGGTATTATTGGTATAATTTTAGGTGCACAAGTATTTTTAGCAATTTTTATTGCACTTTTATTACAAGCTACTCTTTTAGGATATGGAGGAATTAGTTCTTTAGGTGCAAACTTAATTATTATGTCTTTACCTGCATATTTAATATATTTAGCTTCAAAATATGGATTTTTAAACTTTTTTTCTGAAAAAATAAAATACTTTATGATAGGATTTCTTGCTGTATTACTATCAACTCTATTTTTAGCTTTAATATTAGCCTTATCAAAAGAGGAGTATTTATATGCTTCTTATACAGTTTTTTTAGCTAATGTTCCTGCAATGTTTATAGAGGGTTTAGTAACACTATTTTTAATAAATTATTTAAAGAAATCAATACCTGATTTGATAAGTGAGGCAAAACTTTGA
- a CDS encoding energy-coupling factor transporter transmembrane component T family protein, whose amino-acid sequence MIFLSPTISFVSAIFYSIFISFSNVELLYLLPILYVLFCEYKNIFQIFKRLIFLNLFILMIFIVLLLQTTFEEAFNIYLRTNMIILFNLTVFYRSSGYDIVRALNDLKFPNKVVSSIYFTLKMIQILSDELKSIRMTLRARGFRANSSLFTYETYGNLFGHIFVKSIKKAQALEESFNLRGFHGRIYLINQIKISYFDLILLFLISMLYVKGFVV is encoded by the coding sequence GTGATTTTTCTATCTCCTACTATAAGTTTTGTATCTGCAATATTTTATTCAATCTTTATTAGTTTTTCAAATGTAGAACTTTTATATTTATTACCAATACTTTATGTTCTTTTTTGTGAATATAAAAATATCTTCCAAATTTTTAAAAGATTGATTTTCTTAAATCTTTTTATTCTTATGATATTTATTGTTTTACTTCTTCAAACAACTTTTGAAGAGGCTTTTAATATCTATCTTCGTACAAATATGATAATCCTATTTAATCTTACAGTTTTCTATCGTTCAAGTGGTTATGACATAGTAAGAGCTTTAAATGATTTAAAATTTCCAAATAAAGTAGTAAGTTCAATCTATTTTACTCTAAAGATGATACAAATATTAAGTGATGAGTTAAAAAGTATTCGTATGACTTTAAGAGCAAGAGGTTTTAGGGCAAACTCCTCTTTATTTACTTATGAGACTTATGGAAATCTATTTGGGCATATTTTTGTTAAATCAATCAAAAAAGCACAAGCTTTAGAGGAGTCTTTTAATCTAAGGGGTTTTCATGGTAGAATATATTTAATAAACCAAATAAAAATCTCTTATTTTGATTTAATCTTACTGTTTTTAATTTCAATGTTATATGTTAAAGGTTTTGTAGTTTGA